The following coding sequences are from one Deltaproteobacteria bacterium window:
- the urtA gene encoding urea ABC transporter substrate-binding protein: protein MVLWAAALAADSSPIKVGILHSLSGTMAISETSLKDVALMTIEEINESGGVLGRKLEPVVVDPASNWPLFAEKARELIQKEKVAVVFGCWTSVSRKSVLPVFEELNGLLFYPVQYEGEESSYNVFYTGAAPNQQAIPAVEYLMSEQGGGAKRFVLLGTDYVYPRTTNKILRYFLTSKGVAEADIMETYTPFGHSDYQTIVADVKKFAVGKRTAVISTINGDSNVPFYKELANQGLKAEDIPVVAFSVGEEELRGIDTKPLVGHLAAWNYFMSIDTPENKAFIAKWKAYVKKHNLPGGDKRVTNDPMEATYIGIKMWARAAAQAGTTDINAVRQAIGYQKVQAPSGFEIQMDAENHHLHKPVFIGEVRDDGQFEVVWKTTGPIKAQAWSPFIPDSAKKVANWTFPWVCGNCTEPKFKN from the coding sequence ATGGTACTGTGGGCTGCGGCTCTCGCTGCCGATTCGTCGCCAATCAAGGTGGGGATTCTCCATTCTTTAAGCGGCACGATGGCCATCAGTGAAACGTCCCTCAAAGACGTGGCCTTGATGACGATCGAGGAGATCAACGAAAGCGGCGGCGTGCTGGGCCGTAAGCTTGAGCCGGTTGTGGTCGATCCGGCTTCCAACTGGCCGCTTTTTGCCGAGAAGGCGCGTGAGCTGATCCAGAAAGAGAAAGTCGCGGTGGTTTTCGGCTGCTGGACTTCGGTCTCGCGCAAATCCGTCCTGCCGGTGTTCGAGGAACTGAACGGATTATTGTTCTACCCGGTGCAATACGAAGGCGAGGAATCTTCGTACAATGTGTTCTACACTGGCGCGGCGCCCAACCAACAGGCGATTCCCGCAGTGGAGTATCTCATGAGCGAGCAAGGCGGGGGCGCGAAGCGGTTTGTCTTGCTCGGCACCGACTACGTCTATCCGCGCACGACGAACAAAATCCTGCGCTACTTCTTGACATCGAAAGGCGTGGCGGAAGCCGACATTATGGAAACCTACACGCCCTTCGGTCATAGCGACTATCAGACCATCGTCGCCGATGTGAAGAAGTTCGCCGTCGGCAAGCGCACGGCGGTGATTTCTACTATCAACGGCGACTCGAACGTGCCGTTTTACAAAGAGCTGGCGAACCAAGGCTTGAAAGCGGAAGATATTCCGGTGGTGGCCTTTTCGGTGGGTGAGGAAGAGTTGCGCGGCATCGACACCAAGCCGCTGGTTGGCCATCTGGCGGCGTGGAACTATTTCATGTCGATCGATACCCCCGAGAACAAAGCCTTTATCGCCAAGTGGAAAGCTTATGTGAAAAAACACAATCTGCCCGGTGGCGACAAGCGCGTCACCAACGATCCGATGGAAGCGACGTATATCGGCATCAAGATGTGGGCGCGGGCGGCGGCGCAAGCCGGGACGACCGATATTAACGCCGTGCGGCAAGCGATCGGCTATCAGAAGGTCCAGGCGCCGTCAGGGTTCGAGATCCAGATGGATGCCGAGAACCATCACTTGCACAAGCCGGTGTTTATCGGCGAAGTGCGTGACGACGGCCAGTTCGAGGTGGTGTGGAAGACCACCGGGCCGATTAAGGCCCAGGCGTGGAGTCCATTTATCCCGGATAGCGCTAAGAAGGTGGCCAACTGGACCTTCCCTTGGGTCTGTGGTAACTGCACGGAACCGAAGTTTAAGAATTGA
- the urtB gene encoding urea ABC transporter permease subunit UrtB, with translation MLLRSLLRGQFFFLLVSLLLSARVVGAEDNLATLLRGLGADSPSEIERAVAAIGARNELAALPALEALRDRRLRVDANGALFIVAADTVYDAVNNAPATVDVAQLRTPVVSNVVRRTLAAVLGQLQLQSPDAALRLAAAEELHKRPRAEALAPMQAALQKETDARVRAALEVALVQMQLSSSEAQTRLEAIASIRSSSNLGLKPQLEALTAKREDGTFAEPDPAVRQAAVDTLASFARIQLLISAVGNLFYGLSLGSILLLAALGLAITFGLMGIINMAHGEMLMLGAYATYVMQRLFQAYVPAAFDWYLLASIPAAFGVCAVMGMILERSVLRFLYGRPLETLLATWGISLILIQSVRLLFGAQNVEVANPSWLSGGAEVLYGVVLPYSRLAIIVFVALVVAFVWLLLQRTSLGLHVRAVTQNRPMASCLGIATAKVDMWTFGLGSGLAGLGGVALSQIGNVGPELGQAYIIDSFMVVVLGGVGNLAGAVVGGMGLGLVNKFLEPVAGAVLGKIGVLIFIVLFIQRRPQGLFALKGRMAEG, from the coding sequence ATGCTTCTACGATCGTTATTGAGGGGACAATTTTTCTTCCTCCTGGTGAGCCTCCTCCTGTCCGCACGTGTGGTTGGTGCTGAGGACAACCTAGCGACGCTGCTCCGCGGACTCGGCGCGGACAGCCCAAGCGAAATCGAACGCGCCGTGGCGGCGATCGGTGCGCGCAATGAGTTAGCGGCGCTGCCGGCGCTCGAAGCCTTGCGTGATCGACGCCTGCGTGTCGATGCGAACGGTGCGCTGTTCATTGTGGCGGCAGACACGGTCTACGATGCCGTGAATAACGCTCCGGCCACGGTCGATGTGGCCCAATTACGCACGCCGGTGGTCAGCAATGTCGTACGGCGTACGCTTGCCGCCGTGCTGGGGCAACTCCAATTACAGTCTCCAGACGCTGCTCTGCGGCTCGCTGCCGCCGAGGAACTCCATAAGCGTCCTCGGGCCGAGGCGCTCGCACCGATGCAGGCGGCGCTGCAAAAAGAAACCGATGCGCGGGTGCGCGCGGCGCTAGAAGTGGCGCTAGTGCAGATGCAGCTATCGAGCAGCGAGGCGCAGACCCGGTTAGAGGCGATCGCCTCGATCCGCTCCTCCAGCAACCTTGGGCTGAAGCCGCAACTAGAAGCGCTGACGGCAAAACGGGAGGATGGTACGTTTGCCGAGCCCGACCCGGCTGTGCGGCAAGCGGCGGTGGACACGCTTGCCAGCTTCGCGCGCATCCAGTTGTTGATTAGCGCGGTTGGCAATCTCTTTTACGGGTTGAGCTTGGGGAGCATCCTCTTACTAGCAGCGCTGGGTCTCGCCATTACCTTCGGATTAATGGGCATCATTAATATGGCGCACGGCGAGATGCTTATGCTCGGTGCCTATGCCACCTACGTGATGCAGCGGCTTTTTCAGGCGTATGTACCGGCAGCGTTCGACTGGTATTTGCTGGCCTCCATTCCCGCCGCCTTTGGCGTGTGTGCCGTCATGGGTATGATCTTGGAGCGCAGCGTGCTGCGCTTTTTGTATGGACGCCCACTGGAAACCCTGCTGGCGACCTGGGGTATCAGCCTCATACTGATTCAAAGCGTGCGCTTGCTTTTCGGTGCGCAGAATGTCGAAGTCGCCAATCCCTCCTGGCTGTCGGGCGGCGCTGAAGTGCTGTACGGCGTGGTGTTGCCCTATAGTCGCCTCGCCATTATCGTGTTTGTCGCCTTGGTCGTGGCGTTCGTGTGGCTTTTGCTCCAGCGGACTTCTCTTGGCCTGCATGTGCGCGCGGTCACGCAAAATCGCCCGATGGCTTCTTGCCTGGGTATCGCGACCGCCAAAGTGGATATGTGGACGTTCGGCTTAGGGTCGGGGCTCGCTGGGCTCGGCGGTGTGGCGTTGTCGCAGATTGGCAATGTTGGACCCGAACTTGGGCAAGCCTACATCATCGATTCCTTCATGGTGGTCGTGCTGGGTGGCGTGGGTAATCTGGCGGGTGCAGTGGTCGGCGGCATGGGGCTCGGGCTGGTGAATAAGTTCCTCGAACCGGTGGCGGGCGCGGTGCTGGGCAAGATCGGTGTTTTGATCTTTATTGTGCTCTTTATTCAGCGCCGTCCGCAGGGCTTGTTTGCGCTGAAGGGACGCATGGCGGAGGGATGA
- the urtC gene encoding urea ABC transporter permease subunit UrtC: MLVLVALVAIPALNRFPDSESVLRVPDYLIPLFGKFACYAIVALAMDLIWGYAGILSLGHGVFFALGGYAMGMHLMRVIAGEGVYRSALPDFMVFLDWKELPWYWYGFSSFGFALSMALIVPGVLAYVFGFFAFRSRIRGVYFSIITQALTYASMLLFFRNNTGFGGNNGLTDFKRLLGFALQEPTTRLGLYMASVAVLALVYLACRYLVVSKLGRILMAIRDAESRLMFCGYDPSVYKLFLWVVSAMMCGLAGALYAPQVGIINPSEMQPANSIEMAIWVAVGGRGTLVGAVAGALLVNGAKSWCTAAFPDLWLYALGALFVVVTLFCPGGLVSLGRSAGQTTKG; encoded by the coding sequence ATGTTGGTGCTGGTCGCGTTGGTGGCGATTCCAGCCCTGAACCGTTTCCCTGACAGCGAATCCGTCTTGCGCGTGCCTGACTATCTGATTCCCCTCTTCGGCAAGTTCGCGTGCTATGCCATTGTCGCACTGGCTATGGATCTCATCTGGGGGTACGCGGGTATTTTGAGTCTTGGTCATGGCGTTTTCTTCGCGCTCGGCGGGTATGCGATGGGCATGCATCTGATGCGGGTCATCGCTGGCGAGGGCGTCTATCGGAGTGCGCTGCCGGATTTCATGGTGTTTCTCGATTGGAAAGAATTGCCTTGGTATTGGTACGGCTTCAGTAGTTTCGGCTTTGCCTTGTCGATGGCGCTGATCGTGCCCGGCGTGCTGGCCTACGTCTTCGGCTTCTTCGCGTTCCGCTCGCGGATTCGCGGGGTGTACTTTTCCATCATTACTCAAGCCCTCACCTACGCGTCGATGCTGCTCTTCTTCCGCAACAACACCGGCTTCGGCGGCAATAATGGGCTCACCGATTTTAAGCGTCTCTTGGGGTTTGCCCTGCAAGAGCCCACGACAAGACTCGGCCTCTATATGGCCTCCGTCGCTGTCCTGGCGCTAGTATATCTGGCCTGTCGCTATCTGGTGGTCTCCAAACTCGGTCGCATTCTCATGGCGATCCGCGACGCGGAAAGTCGGCTGATGTTTTGCGGCTACGATCCGAGTGTCTACAAACTCTTTCTCTGGGTGGTGTCGGCCATGATGTGCGGGCTCGCCGGGGCGCTGTACGCGCCGCAAGTCGGCATTATTAATCCCAGCGAAATGCAACCGGCGAATTCCATCGAAATGGCAATTTGGGTAGCGGTGGGTGGACGCGGGACGCTGGTCGGTGCTGTCGCTGGGGCGTTATTGGTCAATGGTGCCAAGAGCTGGTGCACGGCAGCGTTTCCCGACCTGTGGCTCTATGCCTTGGGCGCGCTCTTTGTCGTGGTGACGCTTTTTTGTCCTGGTGGGTTGGTCAGTTTGGGCCGTTCTGCCGGACAAACGACGAAAGGGTAA
- the urtD gene encoding urea ABC transporter ATP-binding protein UrtD → MTHENGIQAGTVGEAHVLRHGEVDTSHGVILYVENLTVSFDGFKALDGLNLYLDTGELRCLIGPNGAGKTTLMDVITGKTRPDAGTVFFGNALDLTQMSEPEIALAGIGRKFQRPTVFQGHSVFENLELAMRAPKGLWLSLRARLTGEQREHIATTLETIGLASQRHLRAGLLSHGQKQWLELGMLLMQEPRLLLVDEPVAGMTQQETERTAELLLSLAGKHTVVVVEHDMEFVRRLARQVTVLHEGRVLAEGSMETVQNDPRVREVYLGA, encoded by the coding sequence ATGACGCACGAGAACGGAATCCAGGCTGGGACTGTCGGCGAAGCGCATGTGCTGCGACACGGCGAGGTGGATACCTCGCATGGCGTCATTCTCTACGTGGAAAATCTGACGGTGAGCTTTGACGGCTTTAAGGCGCTGGATGGACTGAATCTCTATCTCGACACTGGAGAACTGCGCTGCCTCATCGGGCCGAACGGCGCGGGAAAAACCACGCTGATGGATGTCATTACCGGCAAGACGCGACCGGATGCAGGGACGGTGTTTTTCGGCAACGCCTTAGACTTAACGCAAATGTCCGAGCCGGAAATTGCCCTGGCCGGTATTGGGCGCAAGTTTCAACGGCCCACCGTGTTTCAAGGCCATTCGGTGTTCGAGAACCTGGAGCTGGCGATGCGTGCCCCCAAAGGACTGTGGCTCAGTCTGCGTGCCCGGCTGACGGGCGAACAGCGCGAGCATATCGCCACGACGCTGGAAACCATCGGTTTGGCATCGCAACGACACCTGCGCGCCGGACTGCTCTCGCATGGGCAGAAACAATGGCTGGAGCTGGGCATGTTACTGATGCAGGAGCCACGCTTGTTGTTGGTGGACGAGCCGGTGGCGGGCATGACCCAACAAGAGACGGAACGCACGGCGGAACTTCTGCTCTCGCTGGCCGGCAAGCATACGGTCGTCGTGGTTGAGCATGATATGGAATTTGTGCGCCGCTTGGCGCGCCAAGTGACGGTGTTGCACGAAGGCCGCGTGTTGGCCGAAGGGTCGATGGAGACCGTGCAGAACGATCCTCGCGTGAGAGAGGTGTATCTAGGGGCCTAG
- the urtE gene encoding urea ABC transporter ATP-binding subunit UrtE — MLQVTALNQYYGESHILRDVALTVPQGACVCLMGRNGVGKTTLLKAIMGLLPVKRGSIRFNDREFAGRPAELRARCGIGYVPQGREIFPQLTVEENLLLGLAARRDRARAVPEKIFQWFPVLRQMLKRRGGDLSGGQQQQLAIGRALVTDPQLLILDEPTEGIQPNIVHEIGDIVQRLNQEEKLTVLLVEQKLPFARRLAHAFAIMEKGSMVASGAMAELTEQVIRQHLSV; from the coding sequence ATGCTTCAGGTCACGGCCTTGAACCAATACTACGGCGAAAGCCACATCCTGCGGGACGTCGCCCTGACCGTACCGCAAGGGGCCTGCGTCTGTCTCATGGGCCGGAATGGCGTGGGCAAAACGACTTTACTGAAAGCCATTATGGGCTTGCTGCCGGTGAAGAGGGGAAGCATTCGCTTCAATGATCGGGAATTTGCCGGTCGCCCCGCTGAACTCCGGGCACGCTGCGGTATCGGCTACGTGCCGCAGGGACGCGAGATCTTTCCGCAATTAACGGTGGAAGAAAACCTTCTTCTCGGCTTAGCGGCGCGGCGGGATCGTGCCCGAGCGGTCCCGGAGAAGATTTTTCAGTGGTTTCCGGTGCTCCGACAGATGCTGAAACGGCGTGGCGGCGATCTGTCCGGTGGGCAGCAGCAGCAGTTGGCCATCGGGCGGGCGTTGGTCACCGACCCGCAACTCCTCATTCTGGACGAACCGACGGAAGGCATCCAACCCAATATCGTCCATGAGATTGGAGACATCGTCCAACGGCTCAACCAAGAGGAGAAGCTGACTGTGCTGTTAGTAGAACAGAAATTGCCCTTCGCCCGACGACTGGCCCATGCTTTTGCCATCATGGAAAAAGGCAGCATGGTGGCGTCAGGTGCCATGGCCGAGCTGACGGAGCAGGTCATTCGGCAACACTTATCGGTGTAG
- a CDS encoding urease subunit gamma has product MQLTPHEQEKLLIYLAALLARERRARGLKLNYPESVALITSAILEGARDGKSVAELMSYGATVLTRDDVMDGVPEMIDLVQVEATFPDGSKLVSVHQPIR; this is encoded by the coding sequence ATGCAGCTCACCCCGCACGAACAAGAGAAGTTACTTATTTATCTGGCGGCCTTGCTGGCGCGAGAACGCCGCGCCCGTGGGCTGAAACTCAACTACCCGGAATCCGTGGCCCTCATCACCTCGGCCATTCTCGAAGGTGCACGAGACGGCAAATCGGTGGCGGAGTTAATGTCCTACGGCGCGACCGTTCTCACCCGCGACGACGTCATGGATGGCGTGCCGGAGATGATCGACCTCGTACAAGTCGAGGCGACGTTCCCCGACGGCAGCAAGCTGGTGAGCGTGCACCAGCCCATTCGGTGA
- the ureC gene encoding urease subunit alpha → MSHTISRRQYADMFGPTTGDRVRLADTELLIEIERDCTVYGDEVKFGGGKVIRDGMGQSPIHTSAMGTPDLVITNVVVLDYWGIVKADVGIKDGRICGIGKAGNPLLMDGVTPELIIGPGTEILAGEGKILTAGGVDTHIHFICPQQITEALASGVTTMIGGGTGPATGTNATTCTPGPWNLARMLEAVDAFPLNFGFLGKGNASRPEALREQIEAGAVGLKLHEDWGSTPAAIDCALSVADEYDVQVAIHTDTLNETGFVESTLAAFKGRTIHTYHTEGAGGGHAPDIIKVCGFPNVLPSSTNPTRPFTVNTIDEHLDMLMVCHHLDPGVPEDVAFAESRIRPETIAAEDVLHDLGAFSMMSSDSQAMGRVGEVILRTWQTAHKMRVQRGRLAEEQGENDNYRVKRYLAKYTINPALTHGIADHVGSITVGKLADLVLWSPAFFGVKPDLILKGGFIAWAAMGDPNASIPTPQPVFGRPMFGHYGRAPGALALSFVSRIAHEHDIARRLRLEKRSAPVGNCRTLGKKDLLLNNALPVIEVNPETYEVRADGRVLTCEPARVLPLSQRYFLF, encoded by the coding sequence ATGAGCCACACAATTTCCCGCCGACAGTACGCCGACATGTTCGGCCCCACCACTGGCGATCGGGTGCGGTTGGCAGACACCGAGTTACTCATCGAAATCGAGCGCGACTGCACCGTGTACGGCGACGAGGTGAAATTCGGCGGTGGCAAAGTCATCCGCGACGGCATGGGGCAGTCTCCCATCCACACCTCGGCGATGGGCACGCCGGACTTGGTGATTACCAACGTCGTTGTGCTCGACTACTGGGGCATCGTCAAGGCGGATGTCGGGATCAAGGATGGACGCATCTGTGGGATCGGCAAGGCCGGGAATCCGTTGTTGATGGACGGGGTCACGCCAGAGCTGATTATCGGCCCTGGCACGGAGATTCTCGCTGGCGAGGGGAAAATTCTGACCGCCGGCGGGGTGGATACCCACATCCATTTCATTTGTCCGCAGCAGATTACCGAAGCGCTCGCCTCCGGTGTCACGACGATGATCGGCGGCGGCACTGGACCGGCGACCGGGACTAATGCCACCACCTGTACGCCCGGGCCGTGGAACCTGGCGCGCATGCTGGAGGCAGTAGACGCCTTCCCGCTCAACTTCGGCTTTCTGGGCAAAGGCAACGCCTCGCGACCCGAGGCGTTGCGCGAACAAATCGAAGCCGGCGCCGTCGGCTTAAAGCTGCATGAGGATTGGGGCTCGACTCCGGCGGCCATCGATTGTGCGTTATCCGTGGCAGACGAATACGACGTGCAGGTGGCCATTCACACCGACACCCTGAACGAAACCGGCTTTGTCGAAAGCACCCTGGCCGCCTTCAAAGGGCGCACGATCCATACCTACCACACCGAAGGCGCGGGCGGCGGACACGCGCCGGACATCATCAAGGTGTGCGGCTTTCCCAACGTGCTGCCGTCGTCCACCAATCCTACCCGCCCATTCACGGTCAACACCATTGATGAGCATTTGGATATGCTCATGGTCTGCCACCATCTGGACCCGGGCGTGCCCGAAGACGTCGCCTTTGCCGAATCGCGCATTCGCCCCGAGACCATCGCGGCTGAGGACGTGCTCCACGACCTGGGCGCGTTCAGCATGATGTCGTCGGACTCGCAGGCGATGGGGCGGGTAGGGGAAGTGATCCTCCGCACTTGGCAGACGGCGCACAAAATGCGCGTGCAGAGAGGACGGCTGGCCGAGGAGCAGGGCGAGAATGACAACTATCGAGTGAAACGCTACCTCGCCAAATACACCATCAACCCGGCGCTGACCCATGGCATTGCCGACCACGTCGGTTCGATCACAGTGGGCAAGCTTGCCGATCTCGTGCTCTGGAGTCCGGCGTTCTTTGGCGTCAAGCCGGACCTGATTCTGAAAGGCGGCTTCATCGCCTGGGCGGCGATGGGCGATCCCAACGCCTCGATTCCCACACCACAGCCGGTTTTCGGTCGGCCCATGTTCGGCCATTACGGGCGCGCTCCCGGCGCGCTAGCGCTCAGCTTCGTGTCCCGTATCGCGCATGAGCACGATATCGCTCGGCGCTTACGCTTGGAAAAACGCAGCGCTCCGGTGGGGAACTGTCGGACCTTGGGTAAGAAAGACTTGCTGCTCAACAACGCCCTGCCGGTGATCGAAGTCAACCCGGAGACCTACGAAGTCAGAGCCGACGGGCGCGTACTGACCTGCGAGCCGGCCCGCGTGCTGCCGCTCAGCCAGCGCTATTTTCTTTTTTGA
- a CDS encoding sigma-54-dependent Fis family transcriptional regulator, producing MPKILIVDDERNIHYSFCRVLGNDYEVLSAFSGEEALQQIKDETLQLVLMDVRMPGIDGLDTLQELKRRRPDLPVIMMTAFVSAETAIRATTLDAEDYLVKPFDVDALKRLITTTLQRQNVVPTTIEPDPEVQRFDTDAMPMLGRSRAMQDVYKSIGKSAARDVTVLVTGESGTGKELVAQALHAYSPRAKGPFLAINCAAIPDALLESELFGYERGAFSGATDSRPGKFELAHGGTLFLDEIGDMPLALQAKLLRVLQEREIHRLGAREPRQVDVRIIAATNQEPEGLIRAGRFREDLYYRLNVVRISLPPLRERGEDILLLADHFLTLFRRDDSRGPQGFSPEARERLLAHPWPGNVRELTNAVAQAAINARGRLVGVEDLLLSEVSLRPSEAELAPAARSGTTLEEIFEQQAGRVFTAVEQLMIAKALELSRHNQVQAARLLGISRNVLRDRMKRYGLS from the coding sequence ATGCCCAAGATCCTCATTGTCGATGACGAACGCAACATCCATTACTCGTTCTGCCGTGTCCTTGGCAACGACTACGAAGTCCTCTCCGCTTTCTCCGGCGAGGAAGCATTACAGCAAATCAAAGACGAAACCCTCCAACTCGTCTTAATGGACGTGCGCATGCCGGGTATCGACGGGCTCGACACCTTGCAGGAACTCAAGCGCCGTCGTCCCGATCTGCCGGTCATCATGATGACCGCCTTCGTCTCCGCCGAGACGGCGATCCGCGCCACCACACTCGACGCGGAAGATTACCTGGTCAAGCCTTTCGACGTTGATGCCCTGAAGCGGCTCATCACCACTACCTTGCAGCGACAAAACGTGGTGCCCACCACCATCGAGCCAGACCCGGAAGTCCAGCGGTTCGACACCGACGCCATGCCGATGCTCGGTCGCAGCCGCGCCATGCAAGACGTGTACAAATCGATCGGCAAAAGCGCGGCGCGCGACGTCACCGTGCTCGTCACCGGCGAAAGCGGCACTGGGAAAGAACTGGTGGCGCAAGCCTTGCACGCCTATTCGCCACGGGCGAAGGGACCATTCTTAGCAATCAACTGTGCGGCGATTCCCGATGCGCTGCTGGAAAGCGAACTGTTTGGCTACGAACGAGGGGCCTTCTCCGGCGCGACCGACTCTCGCCCCGGGAAGTTCGAGCTGGCGCACGGCGGCACGTTGTTTCTCGACGAAATTGGCGACATGCCGCTCGCGTTACAAGCCAAACTACTTCGCGTCTTGCAAGAACGGGAGATCCACCGGCTCGGCGCGCGCGAGCCTCGACAGGTCGATGTCCGCATCATCGCCGCCACCAATCAAGAACCGGAAGGGCTCATTCGCGCGGGCCGCTTCCGGGAAGACCTCTACTATCGCCTCAACGTCGTTCGCATCTCGCTGCCGCCGTTGCGCGAACGCGGCGAGGATATTCTGCTGTTGGCCGATCACTTCCTCACCCTCTTTCGGCGCGACGACAGCCGAGGACCGCAGGGATTCTCTCCCGAAGCGCGGGAGCGGTTGCTCGCCCATCCTTGGCCGGGCAACGTGCGCGAACTCACCAATGCCGTTGCGCAAGCCGCCATCAATGCTCGCGGACGTTTAGTTGGCGTCGAGGATCTATTATTGAGCGAAGTCTCGCTCCGCCCGAGTGAAGCAGAGCTAGCACCGGCGGCACGGAGCGGCACCACCCTAGAAGAAATTTTCGAGCAGCAAGCCGGGCGGGTGTTCACCGCCGTCGAACAACTGATGATCGCCAAGGCTCTGGAACTCTCCCGCCACAACCAGGTACAAGCCGCCCGCCTCCTCGGCATCAGCCGCAACGTACTGCGCGACCGCATGAAGCGCTACGGGCTGTCATAG
- a CDS encoding ammonium transporter, whose translation MTTAFRADRGIRGAVTTAAASLLTLAASATVWAEEGAAAAPAIDTGDTAWMLTASALVLMMTLPGLALFYGGLVRTKNTLNVLMQCFLSAGVVGVLWILIGYSLAFGTGGAFIGDFSKVGLSGITLDSVTPNFASPPRNIPEYVFVMFQAMFAIITPALILGAIAERMKFSAWVVFISLWLLVVYCPLAHMVWSSEGWIFKAGAIDFAGGLVVHMSSGFSAIVAALMLGKRRGFGRDPMPPHNLPLCLIGAGLLWTGWFGFNAGSALSASPLATLAFLNTSTATSTAVVVWALIEWLHRGKPTALGGATAAVAGLVAITPACGNVGPMGAIYVGLGVSIISYAACTFLKPAFGYDDSLDVFGVHGLGGAWGALASGLFAVILGSGVESNAQQVMIQLKGIGFVMVFAPVATFVLLKVLEFAFGGSLRVSEEEEFEGLDLSQHSESAYAFSSGGSVMVDSGSIGVQASHGR comes from the coding sequence ATGACCACAGCATTTCGCGCAGACAGGGGCATTCGCGGCGCTGTCACCACGGCAGCGGCCAGTCTGTTGACTCTGGCAGCGAGCGCAACAGTGTGGGCTGAAGAGGGTGCGGCGGCAGCCCCGGCAATCGACACCGGAGACACGGCTTGGATGCTCACGGCATCGGCTCTTGTCCTGATGATGACCCTTCCCGGCTTGGCGCTTTTCTACGGCGGGCTCGTCCGCACCAAGAATACGCTCAACGTGTTGATGCAATGTTTTCTCTCCGCTGGAGTCGTGGGAGTGCTGTGGATACTCATCGGCTACAGCCTCGCCTTCGGCACCGGTGGCGCGTTTATCGGCGACTTCTCGAAAGTCGGGCTCTCCGGCATCACGCTCGATTCGGTGACCCCAAACTTCGCCTCGCCTCCGCGCAACATCCCCGAGTACGTGTTCGTCATGTTCCAAGCGATGTTCGCCATCATCACCCCGGCGCTGATCCTCGGGGCCATCGCCGAGCGCATGAAATTTAGCGCCTGGGTTGTCTTCATCTCCCTATGGCTGCTGGTGGTGTATTGCCCGCTGGCCCACATGGTGTGGAGCAGCGAAGGCTGGATTTTTAAGGCTGGTGCGATCGACTTCGCTGGCGGCTTGGTCGTGCATATGTCGAGCGGTTTCTCGGCGATTGTCGCCGCGCTCATGTTGGGCAAGCGGCGCGGTTTCGGACGAGACCCCATGCCGCCGCACAACCTGCCGTTGTGTCTCATCGGCGCCGGCCTGCTGTGGACGGGGTGGTTCGGGTTTAATGCCGGCAGCGCGCTGAGCGCGAGTCCCCTCGCGACCTTGGCGTTCCTGAACACCAGCACGGCAACCTCCACCGCAGTCGTCGTCTGGGCGCTCATCGAGTGGCTCCATCGTGGTAAGCCCACCGCTCTCGGCGGCGCCACGGCAGCGGTTGCCGGCCTGGTCGCTATCACTCCTGCGTGCGGTAATGTCGGCCCCATGGGCGCGATCTACGTCGGTCTTGGCGTGTCGATCATCTCGTATGCCGCATGCACCTTCCTCAAGCCGGCGTTCGGGTACGACGATTCGCTCGATGTCTTCGGCGTCCACGGGTTAGGTGGTGCGTGGGGCGCGCTGGCCTCGGGTCTCTTCGCGGTCATCCTGGGTTCTGGCGTGGAAAGCAATGCCCAACAGGTCATGATTCAGTTGAAGGGCATCGGCTTCGTCATGGTGTTCGCCCCGGTCGCGACGTTCGTGTTGCTCAAAGTGCTGGAATTCGCTTTCGGCGGCTCGCTGCGTGTGTCGGAAGAAGAAGAGTTCGAAGGGCTCGACCTCTCGCAACACAGCGAGAGCGCCTATGCGTTCAGCTCCGGCGGTTCGGTCATGGTCGATTCCGGCTCGATCGGCGTGCAGGCCAGCCACGGGCGCTAG